In Alphaproteobacteria bacterium, one DNA window encodes the following:
- a CDS encoding MBL fold metallo-hydrolase, with product MNRWQVGDIKITRVVELEVAGGSRFILPAATREAVRPIAWLAPHFADADGRLIMSIHALIVETPDRRIMVDTCLGNDKQRTIPGWHMRHGPFLDDIAAAGYPRDSIDTVLCTHLHVDHVGWNTMLVDDKWVPTFPNARYLIGQKEWDHWNGEGAAQRRGDDIMGDSVRPVFDAGLVDLVETDHAVADGVWLEPTPGHTPGHVSVRISSRGEDALITGDCIHHPCQMARPDWASSADSDPEAARKTRLGLLDRYADSPVLVIGTHFATPTAGRIVRDGLVYRLDV from the coding sequence ATGAACCGGTGGCAGGTGGGCGACATTAAAATCACCCGGGTCGTGGAACTGGAGGTCGCGGGCGGCAGCCGCTTTATCCTGCCGGCCGCGACGCGCGAGGCGGTGCGGCCGATTGCGTGGCTGGCGCCGCATTTCGCCGATGCGGACGGAAGGCTGATCATGAGCATCCATGCGCTGATCGTGGAAACGCCGGACCGGCGTATCATGGTCGATACCTGCCTTGGCAATGACAAGCAGCGCACGATCCCCGGCTGGCATATGCGCCACGGGCCGTTCCTGGACGATATCGCGGCGGCGGGTTATCCGCGCGATTCCATCGACACGGTGCTGTGCACCCATCTGCATGTGGACCATGTGGGCTGGAACACGATGCTGGTGGACGACAAATGGGTTCCGACCTTCCCCAATGCGCGCTACCTGATCGGGCAGAAGGAATGGGACCACTGGAACGGCGAAGGCGCGGCGCAGCGGCGCGGCGACGACATCATGGGCGATTCCGTTCGCCCGGTCTTCGATGCAGGTCTCGTCGATCTTGTGGAAACGGATCACGCGGTTGCCGACGGGGTCTGGCTGGAACCGACGCCCGGCCACACGCCGGGGCATGTCAGCGTGCGCATATCGTCGCGCGGCGAGGATGCACTCATTACCGGCGACTGCATCCACCATCCCTGCCAGATGGCGCGGCCCGACTGGGCCAGCAGCGCCGACAGCGACCCGGAGGCGGCGCGCAAAACAAGGCTGGGGCTGCTCGACCGCTACGCCGACAGCCCGGTCCTGGTCATCGGCACCCATTTCGCCACGCCGACCGCCGGCCGGATTGTGCGGGACGGCCTGGTTTACCGGCTGGATGTGTAG
- a CDS encoding SDR family oxidoreductase — translation MSRQDHHDRFSLSGRTVLVTGAARGLGWRIARAMAEAGANVLLNGRDPARLADLSSELTGEGLSSAVACFDVADRDAADGWIAVHGAAVDILVNNVGLRHRKPLASTPPDAFSRMLDVNLTAAYGMARGMAPLMAAKGAGVIINVTSIAGPVARANDAAYTAAKGGLAALTRALAVELGPAGIRCNGIAPGYFATEANAAMVGDPGVTALLDNRVPLRRWGDPVEIAGAAVFLASPAASYVNGQVLTVDGGMTASF, via the coding sequence ATGTCCAGACAGGATCATCACGACCGTTTCAGCCTGTCCGGCAGGACCGTGCTGGTCACCGGGGCCGCGCGGGGGCTGGGCTGGCGCATCGCGCGGGCCATGGCGGAAGCGGGGGCAAATGTGCTGCTCAACGGCCGCGACCCGGCGCGGCTGGCGGACCTGTCCTCGGAACTCACGGGCGAGGGACTGTCATCGGCCGTGGCCTGTTTCGACGTTGCCGATCGGGATGCCGCCGATGGCTGGATCGCCGTGCATGGCGCCGCCGTGGATATCCTGGTCAACAATGTCGGTCTGCGCCATCGCAAGCCGCTTGCGAGTACGCCGCCGGATGCGTTTTCCCGGATGCTGGACGTCAACCTGACCGCCGCCTATGGCATGGCGCGGGGGATGGCGCCCCTGATGGCGGCGAAGGGCGCGGGCGTCATCATCAATGTCACCTCCATCGCCGGGCCTGTCGCCCGCGCGAACGATGCGGCCTATACGGCCGCCAAGGGCGGGCTTGCGGCGCTGACCCGGGCGCTGGCGGTGGAACTGGGGCCGGCGGGCATTCGCTGCAACGGCATCGCGCCCGGCTATTTCGCGACCGAGGCGAACGCGGCAATGGTCGGCGATCCCGGCGTAACCGCGCTGCTCGACAACCGCGTGCCGCTGCGGCGCTGGGGCGACCCGGTGGAAATTGCCGGCGCCGCGGTTTTCCTGGCGTCACCGGCGGCGAGTTATGTGAACGGCCAGGTGCTGACCGTCGACGGCGGCATGACGGCGTCGTTTTGA
- a CDS encoding SGNH/GDSL hydrolase family protein, with product MVVPLIRTTRIHRTFSFFYGAAFLGFGIWTLYGLAPVLLDPAVRQAVLIDLPAQHSGISTTARIALFAAMICVGAAAAAWGVASLIRANLPETARLNGLILGQFVVVMILLEVAIRIGIVREVPLSLLTNPSYFANPVCGETFYRLVKAPGNAFSNKVYDAELGWVGQPAAGNPEGLRWPAAIDGRPKAWFFGDSFVAGVGKPDGSVPALFESANPARQSLNYGVPGYGVDQIWLRYRQKAADIAPGSPVFIGILTTDLDRSVLGYFFGPKPHFQKTETGYTLVPPPAPDAAAPDTGELIDSYALAVLRSLAELIQTGFDRSEAPCQRREKIALNRYLIGEIIAEAERRRHDLRWIVFTGHSAFTKPRNWRYDFLTGTLRERGQTFLDARETLSCAADTADIRPEAFFIPGDGHLNREGNAAVAAALADLVAGKPPACRAGR from the coding sequence ATGGTCGTACCTCTGATCAGAACCACGCGGATCCACCGGACGTTCAGTTTCTTCTACGGCGCCGCCTTCCTGGGCTTCGGCATCTGGACGCTGTACGGACTGGCGCCGGTCCTGCTCGACCCCGCGGTCCGGCAGGCGGTCCTGATCGACCTTCCCGCGCAGCATTCAGGCATCTCCACGACGGCGCGGATCGCGTTGTTCGCCGCGATGATATGCGTCGGCGCCGCCGCGGCGGCATGGGGCGTCGCATCGCTGATTCGCGCCAACCTGCCCGAGACGGCCCGGTTGAACGGACTCATCCTCGGCCAGTTTGTTGTCGTGATGATTCTCCTCGAAGTCGCGATCCGCATCGGCATTGTCAGGGAAGTACCGCTAAGCCTGCTCACCAACCCGTCCTATTTCGCCAATCCCGTCTGCGGCGAGACGTTCTACCGGCTGGTGAAAGCGCCGGGCAACGCGTTCTCCAACAAGGTCTACGATGCGGAACTGGGCTGGGTCGGGCAGCCGGCGGCGGGAAATCCCGAAGGGCTGCGCTGGCCCGCCGCGATCGACGGCCGCCCCAAGGCCTGGTTCTTCGGCGATTCCTTCGTTGCCGGGGTCGGGAAACCGGACGGATCGGTGCCGGCCCTGTTCGAGTCCGCGAACCCGGCGCGGCAGTCCCTGAATTACGGCGTGCCGGGCTATGGCGTCGACCAGATATGGCTGCGCTACCGGCAGAAAGCCGCCGATATCGCCCCCGGCAGCCCGGTTTTCATCGGCATCCTGACCACCGATCTGGACCGGTCGGTCCTGGGCTATTTCTTCGGTCCCAAGCCGCACTTCCAGAAGACGGAAACCGGCTACACCCTGGTGCCGCCACCCGCGCCGGACGCGGCGGCCCCCGACACCGGCGAACTCATCGACAGTTATGCGCTGGCGGTCCTGCGGTCGCTGGCGGAACTGATCCAGACCGGCTTCGACCGTTCGGAAGCCCCCTGCCAGCGCCGGGAGAAAATCGCGCTGAACCGCTACCTGATCGGCGAGATCATCGCCGAGGCCGAACGCCGCCGGCACGATTTGCGCTGGATCGTCTTCACCGGTCATTCGGCCTTCACCAAGCCGCGCAACTGGCGTTACGATTTCCTGACCGGAACCCTGCGCGAGCGCGGCCAGACATTCCTCGACGCGCGCGAAACGCTGAGCTGCGCCGCGGACACCGCCGATATCAGGCCCGAGGCTTTTTTCATCCCCGGAGACGGCCATCTGAACCGGGAGGGGAACGCCGCTGTTGCCGCCGCGCTGGCCGATCTGGTCGCGGGCAAACCGCCGGCTTGTCGCGCCGGTCGATAG